A genomic segment from Dendropsophus ebraccatus isolate aDenEbr1 chromosome 7, aDenEbr1.pat, whole genome shotgun sequence encodes:
- the CRACD gene encoding capping protein-inhibiting regulator of actin dynamics isoform X1 produces MKRFLANSMGTRAFSHDSIFIPDGQAEDEQETQATSQDHSVGKVKSLQQQLGKNIRFGQPPPASVPIKRMQDLEATTEEMEEAQDSTMDSLGGRDVLSSGNMITGSPSSHGNKNVPQPEHKTEEKVTPVKSSRTKRPSGTIESINLDAVPRSAACLDNSAAKHKLSVKPKNQRVSKKLRGMSQDCYSIEDNEHETGLTVRRSLNKAMYHSMDIPRHDIIMANYFERKALGLPIPEPGKKDWEEKHEESGQIDKEKMLDVDKRRTEEELRRQEIIKNIDQERLQNKMREQKENEMKEQRRREEEKKLRAEQILKELEEQRRQDEQRQRELEEQRRLKLAEEQKACELEQQRAQQQAEEVKKKEAEAQQKTLQEAEEQKRREEEKQKALQAAEEQKMREIEEQRALQEAEEQNKRKLEEQRILKMAEEQRKRELEQQKELQIAEERKRQAEQQKAEEQRKSEMEQQKALKMVEEQRKHEQEHQKALQAALEQRKYEMEQLQIEEENKRHELELQKTSQKAEEHKKHEAEQRSVLEQEEKRCDLDEQRTNKVAEEQKGLEVEDQNALLVEEKKLAHKEPLQKEDRINEEVKKNVVEAKHSSQDHESSIKEKHQPEKLKAEEASKENDVDSKQRQSNEELRWQELDQRQRPFTFKVTSGEKQIIFEKVHLSPVTVVKEQPTCPDTPDPKETKANISSHALPSSQCIPHTAILVTGAQLCGTAVNLNQIKDTACKTLLGLTEERKLDTSETKNERDSGNTKPISSKTKYTSETLENQSVMAEWASIRSKIFNKSENAAVTEKNKSDPRVSSDDLAGKGKGESHNVLRKTMSANAKFSITPAWQKFPETAKTVEFSPEHSVIQSSKEYIGTVLPDNAAQARLTERALSVQEVVANKRQVTIEDGAEGCIFSKDLPSFLVPNPPQSPRRSHLEGQSSINTQVANGIRKTDKLLQTEEKIAPFGIKLRRTHYSLRFHSDPQNEQKRKKRYSAGDSFEGIPTPFTAGEETEIRTLPHKELSVSPTKLKNDSPVKVLLDSSNNPPENVHGPLISPVTPVTSPHLSSPNKAPKSPIIHKPSLAPKPSSPTPPSSPLSKLSKTDANDSHGEKLDKTEKRSVTEEIKVSAALPSSKHSESPECDRTDKANFPSIPWREKPEKRPEKGRDRPVLQSRHSLDGTRLMEKVESAQPLWITLALQKQKGFREQQASREERRQAREAKQADKLAKENTSAVYVGEYRSRSGSLQKPIPQEEKKCETVVTRLQRREQLQKSNTLPTSVTVEITETVPVTHAKDLPKRFSTPDASPVSSEPAWLALAKRKSKAWSDCPQIIK; encoded by the exons ATTCCTGGCCAATAGCATGGGAACAAGAGCCTTTTCTCATGACAGTATTTTCATACCAGATGGGCAAGCTGAAGATGAACAAGAAACACAGGCTACATCACAGGACCACAGTGTGGGGAAAGTGAAGTCACTCCAG CAACAATTGGGAAAGAATATTCGCTTTGGACAACCACCGCCAGCCAGTGTTCCAATAAAGAGGATGCAAGATTTGGAAGCTACAACAGAAGAAATGGAGGAAGCACAAGACAGTACCATGGACAGCTTAGGGGGACGTGATGTTCTAAGTAGTGGCAATATG ATTACTGGGTCACCAAGTTCTCATGGCAACAAGAATGTTCCTCAACCAGAACACAAGACAGAGGAGAAG GTCACTCCAGTAAAATCATCTCGAACAAAAAGACCATCTGGCACAATAGAATCTATAAATTTGGACGCTGTTCCTCGTTCTGCTGCTTGTTTAGATAACAGTGCCGCTAAACACAAACTTTCCGTCAAGCCAAAAAATCAGAGAGTGTCAAAGAAACTCAGAGGGATGTCCCAG GACTGTTACAGCATTGAAGACAACGAACATGAAACAGGATTGACTGTGCGTCGATCTCTTAACAAAGCCATGTACCACTCAATGGATATTCCCAGACATGATATAATTATGGCTAACTATTTTGAACGAAAAGCCCTTGGATTACCGATTCCTGAGCCAGGGAAAAAAGATTGGGAAGAAAAACATGAAGAAAGTGGACAAATAGATAAAGAAAAGATGTTAGATGTTGATAAACGTAGAACAGAAGAAGAACTAAGAAGACAGGAAATCATTAAGAACATTGATCAAGAAAGGCTCCAAAATAAGATGAGAGAACAGAAGGAAAATGAAATGAAGGAGCAGCGCAGACGTGAGGAAGAGAAGAAGCTGCGGGCTGAACAAATTTTAAAAGAATTAGAAGAACAGAGAAGACAAGATGAACAAAGACAACGTGAGCTGGAGGAGCAGAGACGTCTTAAGTTAGCAGAAGAACAAAAAGCTTGTGAGCTGGAGCAACAGAGAGCACAGCAACAAGCTGAGGAGGTGAAGAAGAAAGAAGCAGAAGCACAACAGAAAACTTTGCAGGAAGCTGAGGAGCAAAAAAGACGTGAAGAGGAGAAACAAAAGGCTCTTCAGGCAGCAGAGGAACAGAAAATGCGTGAAATAGAGGAACAGAGGGCTTTGCAAGAAGCTGAGGAACAGAACAAGCGTAAACTTGAGGAGCAGAGGATCCTTAAGATGGCAGAAGAGCAGAGAAAGCGTGAACTGGAGCAACAAAAAGAACTTCAGATTGCTGAAGAGAGAAAGCGCCAGGCggagcagcagaaagcagaagagcAGAGGAAGAGTGAAATGGAGCAGCAAAAAGCACTTAAGATGGTAGAGGAGCAGAGGAAGCATGAACAAGAACACCAGAAAGCACTTCAAGCTGCACTAGAGCAGAGAAAGTATGAAATGGAGCAACTTCAGATAGAAGAGGAAAATAAAAGGCATGAACTAGAGCTGCAGAAGACTTCCCAGAAAGCAGAAGAACACAAAAAACATGAAGCAGAACAGAGATCAGTTCTAGAACAAGAGGAGAAGAGATGTGACTTGGACGAACAAAGAACCAATAAGGTGGCTGAGGAGCAGAAAGGGCTTGAAGTGGAAGACCAGAATGCTCTACTAGTAGAAGAGAAGAAATTGGCACACAAGGAACCTTTACAGAAAGAAGATCGGATAAATGAGGAAGTTAAAAAGAATGTGGTAGAAGCAAAGCATTCTTCTCAAGATCATGAAAGCAGTATTAAAGAGAAACACCAACCAGAAAAGCTAAAAGCAGAGGAAGCAAGTAAAGAAAATGATGTGGACTCAAAACAGAGACAGAGTAATGAAGAACTACGATGGCAGGAGCTTGACCAAAGGCAAAGACCTTTCACATTTAAAGTCACATCAGGTGAAAAGCAGATTATATTTGAGAAGGTTCATTTATCTCCAGTCACTGTAGTAAAAGAGCAACCAACATGCCCTGATACACCAGACCCTAAGGAAACGAAAGCTAATATTAGTTCCCATGCTCTTCCATCCTCCCAGTGCATTCCTCATACTGCAATATTGGTTACGGGCGCACAACTGTGCGGTACGGCTGTAAACCTCAATCAGATTAAGGACACAGCTTGTAAGACATTGCTTGGACTGACAGAAGAGAGGAAACTAGATACTTCTGAAACCAAAAATGAACGAGATAGTGGCAATACTAAACCTATCAGCAGTAAAACGAAATACACTTCAGAGACATTGGAAAATCAGTCTGTCATGGCGGAATGGGCttctattaggtcaaaaatatTCAACAAATCTGAAAATGCTGCTGTGACTGAGAAGAATAAAAGTGATCCTCGTGTATCTAGTGATGACTTGGCAGGAAAGGGTAAAGGTGAATCCCATAACGTTTTGCGAAAGACAATGTCAGCAAATGCTAAATTTTCTATAACACCAGCGTGGCAGAAATTTCCAGAAACTGCCAAAACTGTTGAATTTAGTCCTGAGCACTCAGTTATACAGTCAAGTAAAGAATATATAGGAACAGTGTTACCTGACAATGCAGCACAGGCAAGGCTCACAGAAAGGGCACTGAGTGTCCAAGAAGTGGTGGCAAATAAAAGGCAAGTCACGATAGAAGACGGTGCAGAAGGTTGTATATTTTCTAAAGATCTTCCATCCTTCTTGGTTCCCAACCCACCTCAGTCTCCTCGTCGTAGTCATTTGGAAGGACAATCTTCTATCAATACACAAGTGGCCAACGGTATAAGAAAAACAGATAAATTATTACAAACTGAGGAGAAAATAGCTCCATTTGGCATCAAACTAAGAAGGACACATTATTCCTTGAGATTTCATTCAGATCCTCAGAATGAACAGAAGCGGAAGAAACGATATAGTGCAGGTGACAGCTTTGAAGGTATTCCTACTCCATTTACTGCAGGAGAGGAAACCGAAATAAGGACTTTACCCCACAAAGAATTATCTGTATCCCCTACTAAGCTAAAGAACGACAGCCCTGTTAAAGTCTTATTAGATAGCTCAAACAACCCACCGGAAAACGTGCATGGTCCCCTGATATCTCCAGTGACCCCAGTTACAAGTCCTCATCTGTCATCACCCAACAAAGCTCCTAAGTCACCGATCATCCACAAGCCATCCCTCGCTCCCAAACCTTCCAGTCCAACTCCACCATCCTCCCCGCTATCGAAACTGAGCAAAACAGATGCAAATGATTCACACGGAGAAAAGTTAGATAAAACTGAAAAAAGAAGTGTTACCGAGGAAATTAAAGTCAGTGCTGCTTTACCTTCTTCAAAACACAGTGAAAGTCCTGAGTGTGACAGAACAGATAAAGCAAATTTCCCATCAATCCCTTGGagggagaaaccagaaaaaagaCCAGAGAAAGGAAGAG ACAGGCCAGTGCTTCAAAGCAGACATTCACTGGATGGCACAAGACTGATGGAAAAAGTGGAATCCGCTCAGCCACTCTGGATCACACTTGCTTTACAGAAGCAAAAAGGATTTCGTGAGCAGCAAGCATCCAGGGAGGAAAGGCGACAAGCAAGAGAGGCCAAGCAAGCTGACAAGCTAGcaaaagaaaat ACATCTGCAGTGTACGTTGGAGAATACAGAAGCAGATCTGGCTCACTGCAGAAGCCAATACCCCAGGAAGAGAAGAAATGTGAGACAGTGGTGACTAGACTCCAGCGCAGGGAACAGCTGCAGAAATCCAACACTCTTCCAACATCTGTCACAG TGGAAATAACAGAGACCGTTCCTGTAACACATGCAAAGGATCTTCCCAAAAGGTTCTCCACCCCAGATGCCAGCCCTGTCTCATCAGAACCAGCATGGCTGGCATTAGCCAAGAGGAAATCGAAAGCTTGGAGCGACTGTCCGCAAATTATTAAGTAG
- the CRACD gene encoding capping protein-inhibiting regulator of actin dynamics isoform X2, with the protein MGTRAFSHDSIFIPDGQAEDEQETQATSQDHSVGKVKSLQQQLGKNIRFGQPPPASVPIKRMQDLEATTEEMEEAQDSTMDSLGGRDVLSSGNMITGSPSSHGNKNVPQPEHKTEEKVTPVKSSRTKRPSGTIESINLDAVPRSAACLDNSAAKHKLSVKPKNQRVSKKLRGMSQDCYSIEDNEHETGLTVRRSLNKAMYHSMDIPRHDIIMANYFERKALGLPIPEPGKKDWEEKHEESGQIDKEKMLDVDKRRTEEELRRQEIIKNIDQERLQNKMREQKENEMKEQRRREEEKKLRAEQILKELEEQRRQDEQRQRELEEQRRLKLAEEQKACELEQQRAQQQAEEVKKKEAEAQQKTLQEAEEQKRREEEKQKALQAAEEQKMREIEEQRALQEAEEQNKRKLEEQRILKMAEEQRKRELEQQKELQIAEERKRQAEQQKAEEQRKSEMEQQKALKMVEEQRKHEQEHQKALQAALEQRKYEMEQLQIEEENKRHELELQKTSQKAEEHKKHEAEQRSVLEQEEKRCDLDEQRTNKVAEEQKGLEVEDQNALLVEEKKLAHKEPLQKEDRINEEVKKNVVEAKHSSQDHESSIKEKHQPEKLKAEEASKENDVDSKQRQSNEELRWQELDQRQRPFTFKVTSGEKQIIFEKVHLSPVTVVKEQPTCPDTPDPKETKANISSHALPSSQCIPHTAILVTGAQLCGTAVNLNQIKDTACKTLLGLTEERKLDTSETKNERDSGNTKPISSKTKYTSETLENQSVMAEWASIRSKIFNKSENAAVTEKNKSDPRVSSDDLAGKGKGESHNVLRKTMSANAKFSITPAWQKFPETAKTVEFSPEHSVIQSSKEYIGTVLPDNAAQARLTERALSVQEVVANKRQVTIEDGAEGCIFSKDLPSFLVPNPPQSPRRSHLEGQSSINTQVANGIRKTDKLLQTEEKIAPFGIKLRRTHYSLRFHSDPQNEQKRKKRYSAGDSFEGIPTPFTAGEETEIRTLPHKELSVSPTKLKNDSPVKVLLDSSNNPPENVHGPLISPVTPVTSPHLSSPNKAPKSPIIHKPSLAPKPSSPTPPSSPLSKLSKTDANDSHGEKLDKTEKRSVTEEIKVSAALPSSKHSESPECDRTDKANFPSIPWREKPEKRPEKGRDRPVLQSRHSLDGTRLMEKVESAQPLWITLALQKQKGFREQQASREERRQAREAKQADKLAKENTSAVYVGEYRSRSGSLQKPIPQEEKKCETVVTRLQRREQLQKSNTLPTSVTVEITETVPVTHAKDLPKRFSTPDASPVSSEPAWLALAKRKSKAWSDCPQIIK; encoded by the exons ATGGGAACAAGAGCCTTTTCTCATGACAGTATTTTCATACCAGATGGGCAAGCTGAAGATGAACAAGAAACACAGGCTACATCACAGGACCACAGTGTGGGGAAAGTGAAGTCACTCCAG CAACAATTGGGAAAGAATATTCGCTTTGGACAACCACCGCCAGCCAGTGTTCCAATAAAGAGGATGCAAGATTTGGAAGCTACAACAGAAGAAATGGAGGAAGCACAAGACAGTACCATGGACAGCTTAGGGGGACGTGATGTTCTAAGTAGTGGCAATATG ATTACTGGGTCACCAAGTTCTCATGGCAACAAGAATGTTCCTCAACCAGAACACAAGACAGAGGAGAAG GTCACTCCAGTAAAATCATCTCGAACAAAAAGACCATCTGGCACAATAGAATCTATAAATTTGGACGCTGTTCCTCGTTCTGCTGCTTGTTTAGATAACAGTGCCGCTAAACACAAACTTTCCGTCAAGCCAAAAAATCAGAGAGTGTCAAAGAAACTCAGAGGGATGTCCCAG GACTGTTACAGCATTGAAGACAACGAACATGAAACAGGATTGACTGTGCGTCGATCTCTTAACAAAGCCATGTACCACTCAATGGATATTCCCAGACATGATATAATTATGGCTAACTATTTTGAACGAAAAGCCCTTGGATTACCGATTCCTGAGCCAGGGAAAAAAGATTGGGAAGAAAAACATGAAGAAAGTGGACAAATAGATAAAGAAAAGATGTTAGATGTTGATAAACGTAGAACAGAAGAAGAACTAAGAAGACAGGAAATCATTAAGAACATTGATCAAGAAAGGCTCCAAAATAAGATGAGAGAACAGAAGGAAAATGAAATGAAGGAGCAGCGCAGACGTGAGGAAGAGAAGAAGCTGCGGGCTGAACAAATTTTAAAAGAATTAGAAGAACAGAGAAGACAAGATGAACAAAGACAACGTGAGCTGGAGGAGCAGAGACGTCTTAAGTTAGCAGAAGAACAAAAAGCTTGTGAGCTGGAGCAACAGAGAGCACAGCAACAAGCTGAGGAGGTGAAGAAGAAAGAAGCAGAAGCACAACAGAAAACTTTGCAGGAAGCTGAGGAGCAAAAAAGACGTGAAGAGGAGAAACAAAAGGCTCTTCAGGCAGCAGAGGAACAGAAAATGCGTGAAATAGAGGAACAGAGGGCTTTGCAAGAAGCTGAGGAACAGAACAAGCGTAAACTTGAGGAGCAGAGGATCCTTAAGATGGCAGAAGAGCAGAGAAAGCGTGAACTGGAGCAACAAAAAGAACTTCAGATTGCTGAAGAGAGAAAGCGCCAGGCggagcagcagaaagcagaagagcAGAGGAAGAGTGAAATGGAGCAGCAAAAAGCACTTAAGATGGTAGAGGAGCAGAGGAAGCATGAACAAGAACACCAGAAAGCACTTCAAGCTGCACTAGAGCAGAGAAAGTATGAAATGGAGCAACTTCAGATAGAAGAGGAAAATAAAAGGCATGAACTAGAGCTGCAGAAGACTTCCCAGAAAGCAGAAGAACACAAAAAACATGAAGCAGAACAGAGATCAGTTCTAGAACAAGAGGAGAAGAGATGTGACTTGGACGAACAAAGAACCAATAAGGTGGCTGAGGAGCAGAAAGGGCTTGAAGTGGAAGACCAGAATGCTCTACTAGTAGAAGAGAAGAAATTGGCACACAAGGAACCTTTACAGAAAGAAGATCGGATAAATGAGGAAGTTAAAAAGAATGTGGTAGAAGCAAAGCATTCTTCTCAAGATCATGAAAGCAGTATTAAAGAGAAACACCAACCAGAAAAGCTAAAAGCAGAGGAAGCAAGTAAAGAAAATGATGTGGACTCAAAACAGAGACAGAGTAATGAAGAACTACGATGGCAGGAGCTTGACCAAAGGCAAAGACCTTTCACATTTAAAGTCACATCAGGTGAAAAGCAGATTATATTTGAGAAGGTTCATTTATCTCCAGTCACTGTAGTAAAAGAGCAACCAACATGCCCTGATACACCAGACCCTAAGGAAACGAAAGCTAATATTAGTTCCCATGCTCTTCCATCCTCCCAGTGCATTCCTCATACTGCAATATTGGTTACGGGCGCACAACTGTGCGGTACGGCTGTAAACCTCAATCAGATTAAGGACACAGCTTGTAAGACATTGCTTGGACTGACAGAAGAGAGGAAACTAGATACTTCTGAAACCAAAAATGAACGAGATAGTGGCAATACTAAACCTATCAGCAGTAAAACGAAATACACTTCAGAGACATTGGAAAATCAGTCTGTCATGGCGGAATGGGCttctattaggtcaaaaatatTCAACAAATCTGAAAATGCTGCTGTGACTGAGAAGAATAAAAGTGATCCTCGTGTATCTAGTGATGACTTGGCAGGAAAGGGTAAAGGTGAATCCCATAACGTTTTGCGAAAGACAATGTCAGCAAATGCTAAATTTTCTATAACACCAGCGTGGCAGAAATTTCCAGAAACTGCCAAAACTGTTGAATTTAGTCCTGAGCACTCAGTTATACAGTCAAGTAAAGAATATATAGGAACAGTGTTACCTGACAATGCAGCACAGGCAAGGCTCACAGAAAGGGCACTGAGTGTCCAAGAAGTGGTGGCAAATAAAAGGCAAGTCACGATAGAAGACGGTGCAGAAGGTTGTATATTTTCTAAAGATCTTCCATCCTTCTTGGTTCCCAACCCACCTCAGTCTCCTCGTCGTAGTCATTTGGAAGGACAATCTTCTATCAATACACAAGTGGCCAACGGTATAAGAAAAACAGATAAATTATTACAAACTGAGGAGAAAATAGCTCCATTTGGCATCAAACTAAGAAGGACACATTATTCCTTGAGATTTCATTCAGATCCTCAGAATGAACAGAAGCGGAAGAAACGATATAGTGCAGGTGACAGCTTTGAAGGTATTCCTACTCCATTTACTGCAGGAGAGGAAACCGAAATAAGGACTTTACCCCACAAAGAATTATCTGTATCCCCTACTAAGCTAAAGAACGACAGCCCTGTTAAAGTCTTATTAGATAGCTCAAACAACCCACCGGAAAACGTGCATGGTCCCCTGATATCTCCAGTGACCCCAGTTACAAGTCCTCATCTGTCATCACCCAACAAAGCTCCTAAGTCACCGATCATCCACAAGCCATCCCTCGCTCCCAAACCTTCCAGTCCAACTCCACCATCCTCCCCGCTATCGAAACTGAGCAAAACAGATGCAAATGATTCACACGGAGAAAAGTTAGATAAAACTGAAAAAAGAAGTGTTACCGAGGAAATTAAAGTCAGTGCTGCTTTACCTTCTTCAAAACACAGTGAAAGTCCTGAGTGTGACAGAACAGATAAAGCAAATTTCCCATCAATCCCTTGGagggagaaaccagaaaaaagaCCAGAGAAAGGAAGAG ACAGGCCAGTGCTTCAAAGCAGACATTCACTGGATGGCACAAGACTGATGGAAAAAGTGGAATCCGCTCAGCCACTCTGGATCACACTTGCTTTACAGAAGCAAAAAGGATTTCGTGAGCAGCAAGCATCCAGGGAGGAAAGGCGACAAGCAAGAGAGGCCAAGCAAGCTGACAAGCTAGcaaaagaaaat ACATCTGCAGTGTACGTTGGAGAATACAGAAGCAGATCTGGCTCACTGCAGAAGCCAATACCCCAGGAAGAGAAGAAATGTGAGACAGTGGTGACTAGACTCCAGCGCAGGGAACAGCTGCAGAAATCCAACACTCTTCCAACATCTGTCACAG TGGAAATAACAGAGACCGTTCCTGTAACACATGCAAAGGATCTTCCCAAAAGGTTCTCCACCCCAGATGCCAGCCCTGTCTCATCAGAACCAGCATGGCTGGCATTAGCCAAGAGGAAATCGAAAGCTTGGAGCGACTGTCCGCAAATTATTAAGTAG